The DNA segment CATTTTACTGTAATTCTCAGTCTACTACAGCAATCGTTAGAATTTCACATTCACCTGGTCTATTAGCACCTTGTAGCCACAGAGGAAGACCAATTCtctcccattttcttctcccaaaAGCTCACTCCTGGCATCTCCCTTGCACTGAACCTAGTGATCATCTAATGAGTCAGACCAGGGTACCGATCCACCAAAAACATCTCCTTGTCGTCACATGGTGACACGATTGCTAGATCCAACACAAGGGAGGAACTGGGAATGCCCAGCTCTGTCAGCAGAAAAACCCGCGTTCAGCAGCGGTCTGAAGTTGGAACCAATTAAACAGTGTGAAACCGTACTCTTGAAAAGAGCTTTTATCTACGAGTCTGGAATGCAAAATGACTTATTCTTGAAAGGCAGAGAGATTTGTTGCAAAACTGCAGCTATCTAGGTTAAAATTATTGACTACATGaactgttttctgctctgcaagGTTTACAATAGACTTCTGGGAGGGGAAATTTTAATCAAACTCAAGAGTTTTAAAGAAGAGGAATATTGAATTCTGTAAAGCAAAACGTTCCTGTTTTAAAACCAATTAAGATAAAACTATtgattaaaggaaaacattgagtaatgaaaaaagcacagaagctTAACTACATAAACCAAGATTTGCTTTCAAAtgtgctggctgctgttctCCAAAGCAATGAGTTACACTTTTTATAGATAAAACAGTTTGCTCCAAAAGACAACGTTCTTTTATGGTTCAAAAAAATATCAGCCTTCAAAAGTCACAGTTGTCCTAATTAAACACGTATTTTCACAATTGTCAGTAGGTAAATTTACCATGTTGCAAAACAGATTAAGAACTTTGGAATTCCAATCTGGTTTACGTAGAATTGTTTGACAAGATCCATAACTAGAATGTCTACATTTGTTGAAGTAGTCATACTTAATCTCATACATCATTAGGTATGCTGCAACTATATTCTAACTAAGTCTTAATTACAGATTGCTCACAAGGGTCATTACACCAGATTAGTAAACCCATCAAGCACCCAGCTTCCTGAACCTTCCTATATTCTGAGATCAACGTAGACCAAAAAATTACACAAGTGTTAACACCACTGCCTAcacaagagaagagaaaatgaagtctGTGTTTACTACTAGTTCAAAATAGCTACTGAATTGAGGCATGAGACCTCTGAAATTCCAATTATCTGTGACCCAGAACACCAAGATCTTAATCACTTGTTGCAAGCATACGGTACCGACTGTCAATGGCAGCAAGAATACAAAGTAATGCTCACCCCTCCTTCATAGCTGTGTATGTGCAATAAGAAAACCCTGAAGAATAAAATCATTCAGTCGTTTTCAAGCATCAGGAAGACACTAATAACATTAACGTTAGTAGCTGTTACAGGCTTATGTGAATTAGCAACTGGCGAGCAATGAAGGAGCCTGAGCAAGTGTTTCTCTCCGTGGTTTTTGCCAGTGAAATGGTCCCAGATCCCACACGTCAAGGAACACAGCAGTCTGAATTTCCCTCACCTTACTACTCCGAGTGTGCAAGTCCAAAGGACGGCAAGTACTTACCTATGACAGTATAAATGACAGCCTGTCTAAATGATTTGCTAAACGTAAACCCTATTTAATGGATTAATTTCTAACCAACCTTTTCATCACTGGGGATTGCCATCTCTTTTCCATCTGCATCCTGATAGcagtggagaaaaacaaaacaaaacaaatctatCTGCCATACATGAGgcaaaaaacaaatgtattcAAATAAAGTTCAGAGTAATTCTTACCAAATGACCACAACAAGAACACAATCTTGAGACAAGATTGGGCAAACTGGACCCTACTTAATTCTTGTGTTGTGTATTTGCTGACAGTCGCATAGCAGATAAAcaatattaaatagaaaaaattacACGAGTTAGGTTCAACTTAAGGAGAAATTACCGAGGGGATGATTCCTTTTGTCGTTTTCGGGGAGATGGTGATGGACTGCGTGAATGTGAGTGGCGTCGGCGTCTACCAACTTCCCCATTCTTCACGATGGATCTTTTAGgtctttcttcttcagatgAAGATGAAGAACCAGAATCTATAAACGTAGAAGAATCACTCTCTGGAAGATGATTCTCACAACACTATTAACACAGTTACTGATTGGGGAACTGCAGTTTAAACTACTAACCTCCTCCCCTGCAAAATAAGAAGCttctatttaaaagcaattcaACTAAAAATAGTAGTTGCAGTCAAGTGATAAAGCAATCCATCAGAGCTgggcaaaaaaaatatctgcagcaACCTAACTGTCCACATACAATCTGACTAGCCAGATAATTCAAGAGGTGAACTTCAGTTACTTATAGAAACATTAGATGGACAAGAACCTATACCAGGCCTGGGTTAATTTACTGATTGGAAGCATACAAGAGTCCAAAATATTAGGAAATAACCTATTGCAACAACAGATTAAGTAACCCAtaacaaatatatttctgtgtgtgaTGTTAAGAGTTTAAAAGTGCAACTTTTAAAGATGTGAGCCATTAACAAGAGACATACCGTAACCTTTTAAAAGTTACACTATTTTCTTCATGAGCAATAATAGAAGTGATATCATTATGAGTGGTACATCTTAAAGTTTATCACAGCACCGCAGCATGcatagcaaataattttaatcagtATTTGAACTTAACATTAACTACTTCCCACAAAAGCAAACTACAATCCACTTTTAGGAAATCTATGCCATCCATACCAGATGAAGACTGTTGATTCTGCCTTCTGTACTGACGTCTCTGTTGAACAGAGTCTGCTGTGGCCATTTTACCTCCTTTATCTTCTTCTGGAAAGGCACAGACAGAGATAAAATATGTAAACTGAAGACACAAATTGACCTTGTTCAGGCAGAAACAAGGTTGTATTACAGTACATCATCGCACACGcttttttttgtccccttcaaaatcttaaaatattgaGGCTGGAATACAACTTcggttggatttttttccaagaaagctTGGATAGAGATGTTTGAGGCAGTACGAGCGATCACCTTTATACTTCTGGGAACTCTTGCTTTCAATGCCAGTCTATCAAGAGGATTCAACCCTTACCACTGCCTTTTGTCATGCACCTTGattaaaaaccccacccaaaaccagTGCTGAAAAGAGCACACCATACCTGATTCAGAcagttctgctttcctctgttttgGTGCTGGCGAAGGAGATTCTCTTTTTTCAGTACTCTTGTGTTTGGGCGCTAAAAGGCAAAGTCAGAAAACTCAGCTGCAATTCATTACATTCTCGCATGCACTTCTGCTCATACAAACTGTACACACCAtctttgagaaaacaaaaccaaaacgCTAAAGCTGCTGGAACACAGATTTTTACTTCATTACCTGATGCTCTGCTAGGCGAAACAGAGCCACGGCTTTTTCTTGCACGGTTGGACTGCTGGGGTGTTGGAGACCTGCGTGGTTTTGGAGGTGGACTTGCTGGTGGGGATGGTCTGTGCCTCCGTCTAGGGGGGCTTGCAGAAGGAGAGAGCCTACGAGTTTTACGAGGAGGACTGGATACAGTTCTTTTAGGTGGTTTCTTTGGTGGTGATCGGGAAcgtgaggaggaggaggaagagctaCTGCCAGATAAGGATGCTGATGACCGTCTTCTCCTGTAAATCAAGTATAACATTAGATACTGAATAGCCAGTTGAAGAAATGTTTGAGCATGAACACAGAATCGCATTTTTTGCAAGCACATATAGAGAGAGCCACATACAACAGCACTTCCAAAACATGGTGGACAGCCTTCAACACTTGCTTTGTAGAAGAGGAGAATAATAACCGatctttcagttatttttaaactacataGTGAGCAAAAAATTGTTAGTGTTAcctttgtttgctttctgtcaaTCTACAGACTACAACTAAGCTTTTCTCCTGGGAGGAATTAGTTTTGTTTGGGCTCTCTAACTTCTGGATGGTTAAGAATTCTCTGTGTTAGCACATGTGATTTAATGATCTTCAGAACAGATCTCTTTAAGAGTTTAGTGTAAAAAGTTTTTATACCAAGAGGTAAAAATTTCAGACAACTTAACAACTCAGAATCAATCTATCCATCCTTATGTTTTAGTCTTTCATCTTtactttgtaattttaaaaaggtaggGCCTCTAGAATTCTGCGGCAAAATTTGTGGCAAGTTCTGTTGCAATTGTGTACCTGCAGAATCCACCTTTGGCTGCAGAATTCCTGAgaacctggaaaaaagaaaccctacCTTGAGTGAGAAACATTTGCTGAAAGGGAGCTCTTGTACATCTTGCAACATACATGTTTGATACTTTTCACAGTTTTCCCAGTAACTGTGTGAAATGAACATATTtacaaacccaggaaaaaaataaaatagtcatCACCTTGTcataaaaaggaagaactgtTCCTTCCTAAAAAAGAACAACTGCTGTATACACAGGAAGCATCACTTCAATTCTCTTCCTATGAAGAGGATAAGAATCTATTCTCTTCCTGTAAAGCCAAATGTCTATTTTGATATGGCCACAAGTACATATCTTCTCTGCAAGGCAACTCAGAGCTTTGCTACTAAAAAATTGCTTATGCTATCAAAAATGTGACCTCCAATACCAGAAAGCAGAccttgaagaatttttttaaaaataaaaacatgaaaaaacacatttcaagtcagtatttgattttaatttcaagatGGAAATGTAAAGTCACAACGTAAAAACTCCTAACAAGCAAAATCTTTACttgttctaatttttttccccaggaaggaaaaaaatagtattaagACTTAAGCAAAAAAAGTCACGAAAGATGTCATGTCAACCCACGCTGGGAGCTATCAGAGCTATTTGAAGATGTTAACAGTTCTGAAATTGCCATTTTTCAAAAAGGTGGAATTCTCATCACTACTTCAACTCCAAAGAAATCACAGCTACTACTATGCTCCCCCACAACACACCTATGAAATACGACACTGCAGTTTTTATATCACTCAAACCATACACCTGACAGTACCAAGATAAAACGAGCAAGGTAATTCTGGTAACACTCATTCCTCACAACTGATGTTCCCTTCAGCTTTCAAAGTTTAACGTTTTCCATTGTCCCAAAAAAAGGGAATCTTACCGCCTCACAGGGGATCTGCTTCTTCTGTGTCTGGGTGGGGGAGGCATTCGCCTTGGAGGGCTCCTTCTCCTTGGAGATGGCCGTCTTCTTGGGCTTGGTCGCCTTCTAGGGGAGTAAGACCTGTCATAAtcaaaaattcaaatgaaaagcaactaTCTAATTTTCAGAGTTGAGGAAATTTATCCTCAGGGGACTGAGGGCATCCTCAGAGTGTAGAGCTGTTTTTCCTCCAAGTGCATCACATTAAAGTAGCATTTAGGTTATATTGCAAAGTGTACATTCAGACACAATCAGTGCTTTGAAGTTTACCAACACCTCTCTACTTagtaaaataattcaaaaaaggagaaaaaaaagaagtaatctACAACACCATCACTATCAGACCTACCTCCTAAAAGGAGGCTACACAGTTCCCACTAACAAGTGCCATACTCAGCAATGCCTACCCCATTCCTTCTCCAGTCAGCGTTAGTCACTGTAAGCACCTTCTCACAAAGTGACAGAAGAAACCAACTCCCAAACCCATTTATCCATCGAACACATTCTTCCCATTTGGCCTAAAATATCCATAGTTCAACATCTCTAAAAACATCACTACTTTAGCTGAGAACATGACATTACATTAAGAACATATATAAAGCACATCCATAgccttcagaagaaaacattcagtTCTCAACCTTCACAAGATAAACTGGAGTCCTACCTCGACCGTGATCTATGACGCCTTCTTGGTCGAGAATGAGATGGAGAACGTGATCGAGATCTTGACCTTGACTTGGACCGAGTTGCGGACCTTTGACGagtcttctctttttccttctctctctccttctttgAATTACGTTCTGGTGAAGTTTCCTTAGTCTCTGGTACAGGAGGTTCAGGTTTAGGAGCTTTTGGGATatcactgttaaaaataaaagacttcaTTTATAAACACGTACAAACCATAGCCCCTGGAGTGACAATTTAGAAGCTGCCAAGATATTCCCCTACAATGAACATTCTCCTGCCCATCCTCTGACGAGATGTTAGACCATCTCGCTCCAAAACTGTGAAAAGAATTACAACATGGTACAATGATTCaaagaggataaaaaaaaaagtaacatacAGGCTGCATGTCAACTTGCCAGAAAACAAGACGACATTGTCGTAAGTGGAAAAGAtgactgtcatggtttaaccccagctggcaacgAAGTACCACACAACCGCTcgctccccccctgcccctaGTGGGATGGCAAGGGGAAttggaaaaagataaaacccgTGGGTTAACGTAAAAGTtcagtaattgaaataaagtacaACGTAATAGTAACAATCATAAcgaagaggaagagaaaaaaagagagaggaataaaccccaagaaaaataagtgatacacaatacaattgctcaccacccgtTGACcggtgcccagccagtccctgagcagcaattgGCCCCTGCTGGCCCACTCCCCCCAGGgtatatactgagcatgatgctctgtggtatggaatatccccttggctagttggggtcagctgttctggctctgctccctccccgTTTCTCATGCGcctcctcaccagcagagcacaggaaaactgaaaagtccttgacttcgggtaagcactgcttagcaacaactaaaacaacagtgtgttatcaacactattTCCAccctaaatccaaaccacagcactgtaccagctacttgaaagaaaattaactccgccaaaaccaggaaaatgaaagcacagtGCCAGCTAAGCACACTGCCTTTAGAAttctgcacaggaaaaaaatcttaagattattaaataaattcttttgCCATTGCAGGGGGCCAGGGAGAAGCAGGCATTTCCCTGAGACAAACTGCAAACAAGCATTAAGATAAcgtccatttttaaaaaggcaataCGTAGTTCTACACCCACAGTTATCAGGCTTACCTGTTTGAAGTTGCCTCTTGAACAACAGTCTCCTTTGGTTTCACAGAGGGTTCTGGCTCAGGAGTcgcctctttcttttctggcgCAGGAGTGGCGCTGCGGCTCTTGGTTCTGTGATGAGGGGAGCGAGAATGGCTGCGTTTCCGCTCTCTTCTGACAGGCGACGACCTCCTTCGAGGGGAAGGAGACCTTGATTTGCGTCTAGGAAAAAGAAGTGCCATTTCATAGCATCCCATAACGAATTGATGTACGGAATAAAGCCTGTGATATCCAGCAGCTAAAAGCTCTTCTGAATGAGGCAGACTCTCAGTACTGTTTACAGCAGTTAAGCACATGGAAGactactttgtattttctgctaGTAATTAGCAGCCAAATTAAGATgtcaaaaaacccaccacccccccaaaacaagAAACCCTGGAACAGATCAAACCATTAAAAGCAACGTAAGCAATTCTTATGTCAAGTTTGCTCTAGTTTACTTGCAATTACCGTTCAGTAGTACGTCAGGCTAGCCTGCTAAAACAGCAAAGGGGAGTATTTCCAAAGCTCAACTGATTTGTCTCTGCCACGCATTCTCCATTCCACTCTGGAGTACTGTTGATACATTATCTGTGCAGTTGCATTACCTTCTTGGACTCCTGGAtctgtctctcttttctctgttgtcTTTGTCTTCCTTATCTCTCTTCTCCTTGTCTTCATCTTGTTTCTTCATAGAAGCCAGTTTCTCTTGCTCTATCTACGCAACCAAACACCATCACAAAACGCAACACATCAGAGGCATCATACCAAGCCCTTATCAAATACGTAtgtcaaacaacaaaaatacactGCTAAAGGACTAAAGTTGCCCAGACAGAAAAGTTCTGCTGAACACACAAGTCTACTGAAATACCAGTAGTTGTTCAGCCATCAATGTGAGCCCAGTGCTCGCCACAACTCATCCACAATTCTATTAAAAACCCCTACCTGTcgttgttttatttcttctttcttcagttcCAGAAATGCAGTTGGAATACCAGCAATGTTTTCTTGCGCACTTAATAGCAGTGGCCACAACTCTCCCATGAACTCCCTAGCATTTTTCCCATTCAAAAAACCAGTCAGGTTGATTTGCATCATTTTGGAATCTGGATTCTGCAAAGAGATATGACAGGAAGACAAACCGGTTATCTGAAAAAACAACATACAGTCTATATTAAACTTAAATTAAAACTACCATGGGGGCTAAAATACATATACACTCAAGaactatgtttttttaaaaaatatctttccctAGTGATTTCTCATCAATATAAGTTTATAGtactattaatttttctttttgtgtcttaCCATAAATATTCAGAAAGGCCTGTTAATCCTTTGTGGGTTTCGTAAGTATTTTTGGACCGTGACTGTGTAGCTGCTATACAGAAAATCGGGGGCCTTAAATTTAATACACCATTACAACTGCTGCTACGagtttttataattattttctaaacattttttcccaattGTTTTGATTCTCCTTGCTTGGAAATCTTTCTTAATATCTGCACAACAGACAGAAGCTGTATGATCGCCTAACCCTGCAGATGACATTCTGCTAAGTACCTGACATCCTGCTGTGAAAGTTCACGATTCATGCATGCATTTTCTTACTTTCTCCGAAACACTAGACTATGCCTGCGCTGAGGGAACATAACGCTAAGTAGGTGCCTTACAGATTTTCCTCAAAGTAATGATGTCATGTCCACAAAGGGTTAAGAGGTCAAAGAGAGGTTCAAAGTTAAAGTGGGCTTTTTAATTCTAATGTTTGTTGGTCAAGCAACAAGGTCCATATAACAAGCACAGCTCAACAGCACAAAGCAAGTACAGATTCCAGGtgtcttcagtttcttcttggAACCTTGGGGGTTTTGGAATCGCCAAGTCCCCTGTAGAGAAAGATGTTCCCTTGGCTTGCTTCCGACTCCCTACTGCAACTCAACCACCTTGAGTTTAATGTTATATCATTTATCTAAATTGCAAAAGACGAACAAGCAATAATGAGTacacaaccacaaaaaaagaaaagattgtttttaaaaaagttctaAACTTTAATCATGCTTAGTATAAGGGGAACTTAAATGAGTATTCAGATTTTATTATACTAACACatgttaagaaaacatttcctattACGAACCCTAGCTTTATTTAGCTTAGTACTTAAacttatttcccctttttgttctCTATACATTAAAGCATCTAAATATTCATGAAACAGATACTAgcatcttcaaaataaaatgaaatttaaagtttttttttaaacagcaataCCTTTATCAGTTGAAATGTCAACTGTTCTCTCAAAACACAAGGTTGAACTCTTAGGAGAAAAGATTAAGTGTAAAGTACATCAATATGAGAATGTTTGCCAATAATTCATATCATACATCTTTTACTGTCCCTTGGGTTGCAGTGGCACAGTGGCAGACACTAAGAAAAACTGGGTTTATTACCACCTCATGTTATTGCATATCCTTCACATGAAGTTTACTGTGCTAAATGATCTCAATAATGTTCATACTGTATGAGGCTGAAGATTAACTACAGCAAATACAACTACTAGCCTACAGTAattaacaaaagtaaaaaattaacataGCTACAGATCTGGACTCTAAACTGACTTAAGAACTCTCTATTAAAATACCATCTGATCAATTCAGAATCCCTCTCATGCTTCACATAAATCCTGATCTACTTTACAGTAATTTCAAGAGCAGTGTAAAGCTTTGCCCAATTGCTCTTTCCTGGATTTTTTGGTTCGGCCACTTTACACAACTCACCTCCAAACACACACTGCATCATCAAGGGAGTTGGGTCAGAGCGACATTGGACACTCACTCTGCTGTGACCTAATAAGGTGATGGTGCTATACTTCAGACGCAAGGAATAACTTCCATTTTGGTTCAGGCCTTTTAAATCATAAATCACATCATCATTAGAAAATTGCTGTCAAAGTAACTTAACAtgtaacagcaaaattaaaacagtaagTTTGATTTTCACCTGAGCAGTTTGCAAACTATGCACCTTCACTAAACTTCCAGCCTTACAGCTGTTTACAAAGtgaatttctttccaaaatataCATAGTAATAAAACCCCTCCTAATTGTACTTGAGAAATTCACAGATTCAATAGAATTCATAATACTTATGTTACACATTTAGAAACAATATCCACAACAAAATCGTTACCTTCACTTCCAACTGGTTGAATATAAATTCAATTACTACATCATCTTCAAATCCAAGGATTTCTGTTACTCGTTTTGTTATCCATGGTTTGATTACTTCCAGATTTACTTTGCTCATGTCCACCTATATTAAAGAGCcaggagaaacaagaaaaaagtttcagaacaAGTCCTTTCACTAAATATACAACAAGCTCACAGTACCTTGAATTTTTTCACTGTAGAGACTGAATTGTATGCTGCTACATACATTATTATCCCAGTCTAGCTCTGTTTTAAACCAGCTTCTAACCTCTGCTGAACAAGAGCATTTTGATTAAAGCACAAGTTTGGATACcttgccttctttttttaactcctAATATAGACTTCCCGATCTCTCCCAAGCAGCTAAAATTAGAACCTAGAGAAGGTAGGAAGTCAAAACATAGTAACTTGCTAGTACACTCTAGTAAATACTAGCTCAACTAGACAGCAAGTAAAAGCTACAGTAGAACTACACCAATGTACTGTTCACTCCCTTCATACAATTCTGTTTCCTGTAAATAATGAAACCCACTGAATGATAAAGCAATAGTCTTGATCCAGCTCACCAATTCCCCTGACACCTGTCCACCACAGACTtcaacagctttcaaaaaatcATTAAGCATTCAAAGTTACAAGAGAATTCACCCATTCCAAATCTCTTAATTTACAAATTCCTCACCCAAGATGAGAACACAGCCCAATtctctacagaaataaaacacttgcTAGGTATTTTATTCATAGCTTTATTCCTAGAAACTACAACCACATTATTACCTTTTTAGAACAGTATGAATGAGAACTTGCTAGTTTTAGCTAACTCTGTGGAACGCAACTCTTTCAGAAATCAGGTTTTGTCATTTACAAAAACAAAGACCTTCTCAAGAGCTCTGCACTCAGCTTTGCCACAGTCACCTCAGCAGCTTCATCGGTTGCCTCCTTGGCAGGTTAGGGCCAATACAGCCTAACGAAGGACCAGCTCCacactttgaaataaaatgtttgctgaaCAGGGATCTACTGACAGCACCTGCCCTGGTTGCATCACTTAAAACATTCGCCTGAGGAATGCACCCTCCCTAACAATCAACAGGTAAAGACTGTCACAGGGCAAATAACTGCATCTAAGCAAGGAATCtgagcagctttctgcagcGCTCTCACAGCCTCCCTCCACAGCCCCAGAGACTATCACTGCAACAACTtcaccagcacccacaggaCAACCAGTGCGCATTTCCAACATACTAATCTAGAAAacctgaaacaacaaaaaaccccaaaccaccaccccaaaaaaagggGTTGAGGTGTTACTGAAGGATGCCTAGAATTCTAAATTAACATTTCTTCAAAGTTAAGACTTCTTTTGAAGCTGAATTTTACACAAAAGCCTACTGGTGATATTTAGTGCTATAACTAGATCATGCATATTATTACTGTATCTTTGATGCACAAGTGGACATTCCAAATACCCTACAGAGAAGGCATTCCTCCCCTTTCTGTGTGTACCACCTGATACCCAATTACTCCACTGAAAACTGTCTTCGATTAGTGTGTCTTACTTCCAATCTCATCCTAACCAACTTACCTTCTTTTCTAAGCATTCTGCAAATTTCAACTGCTTCAACAGCTTCTTCTGCTTGTTGCTGAAGCGATTGTCCTGTTCTGCACTTGTTCCCTAAAGCAcaggaaataagatttttagTTTGTATGACATTCAACTATCTTCACGCATTATCTTCCCACATACTTGCACTGGACAGTGTACAGCACACCAGTTACACCATTCTGTAAGCAAATAAGCCTTTTCTGGTGCCTTTCAGTTTCAGCACTATAGTTTTCATCTACTGCTGAAGATTTAGGAGTAAGCAGgcccctgagctctgcagcgACACCTTAATCATATAATCTCCCTGGCATACTACTTACGAGTTTAGAAGTACAGTAGTCTGAAATTGTTATGGAAAGGACTTATGCTGGAATTCACAAACTCCTCAGAAGGAATAAGCTCTTTTCACTCCGTCCAGGAACAAAAATGTCATATTTGGTTACAATGACATCTATGAAACCTTTGGGTAAATTTCTCTGAAGCAGATCAGTCAACACAGAGCCAGCAAGAGTACAAAGAATACTATTTTATTGATCATGCTCTGTTAAAGTTCACCAACTCGTTCCACTTTCATGAACAGAAACTATAGGTTAATTCATTTGGAACTGAAAGGCTTGAAAGTCCAGTTCTGGAAAATTTACTTGCACAGAAGTAAACAGAACCACACATGAACAAGAGTATGAGCAGAACTGCATCCAGATACTGATGATTTGTTaccaatttaaaacaaatccaCAGTTCACACCTGAAGCTTATTAAGGAAACCAACCTCACTGATGGAAAACACAGGAATTTAATATGTGCAATTTCTATGCACAGAATAAAGGGTTGAGTACCAGCAATAACGTAAGCTACTAAGGAACCAAAAgtcaagaaataagaaaaagctcCAATTCTCAGGTTAACCTAATTACTTCATTTGATATGAAAG comes from the Falco rusticolus isolate bFalRus1 chromosome 3, bFalRus1.pri, whole genome shotgun sequence genome and includes:
- the SRRM1 gene encoding serine/arginine repetitive matrix protein 1 isoform X4, translating into MDAGFFRGTSAEQDNRFSNKQKKLLKQLKFAECLEKKVDMSKVNLEVIKPWITKRVTEILGFEDDVVIEFIFNQLEVKNPDSKMMQINLTGFLNGKNAREFMGELWPLLLSAQENIAGIPTAFLELKKEEIKQRQIEQEKLASMKKQDEDKEKRDKEDKDNREKRDRSRSPRRRKSRSPSPRRRSSPVRRERKRSHSRSPHHRTKSRSATPAPEKKEATPEPEPSVKPKETVVQEATSNSDIPKAPKPEPPVPETKETSPERNSKKEREKEKEKTRQRSATRSKSRSRSRSRSPSHSRPRRRHRSRSRSYSPRRRPSPRRRPSPRRRSPPRRMPPPPRHRRSRSPVRRRRRSSASLSGSSSSSSSSRSRSPPKKPPKRTVSSPPRKTRRLSPSASPPRRRHRPSPPASPPPKPRRSPTPQQSNRARKSRGSVSPSRASAPKHKSTEKRESPSPAPKQRKAELSESEEDKGGKMATADSVQQRRQYRRQNQQSSSEERPKRSIVKNGEVGRRRRHSHSRSPSPSPRKRQKESSPRMQMEKRWQSPVMKSRRRRSPSPPPARRRRSPSPAPPPRRRRSPSLPRRRSPSPPPRRRSPSPRRYSPPIQRRYSPSPPPKRRTASPPPPPKRRASPSPQSKRRVSHSPPPKQRSSPTAKRRSPSISSKHRKGSPPSRSNRETRSPPQNKRHSPSPRPRASHTSASPPPPRRGASASPQRRQSPSPSTRPIRRVSRTPEPKKTKASTPSPRSARRVSSSRSASGSPEPAPKKHQGPPSPTRSRSPSANWSPAKKAKSPTQSPSPARNSDQEGGGKKKKKKKDKKHKKDKKHKKHKKHKKEKAAAAAAAVAVAAPDTTSTQEDQEAETEPKKETESEPEDNLDDLEKHLREKALRSMRKAQVSPPS
- the SRRM1 gene encoding serine/arginine repetitive matrix protein 1 isoform X2: MDAGFFRGTSAEQDNRFSNKQKKLLKQLKFAECLEKKVDMSKVNLEVIKPWITKRVTEILGFEDDVVIEFIFNQLEVKNPDSKMMQINLTGFLNGKNAREFMGELWPLLLSAQENIAGIPTAFLELKKEEIKQRQIEQEKLASMKKQDEDKEKRDKEDKDNREKRDRSRSPRRRKSRSPSPRRRSSPVRRERKRSHSRSPHHRTKSRSATPAPEKKEATPEPEPSVKPKETVVQEATSNSDIPKAPKPEPPVPETKETSPERNSKKEREKEKEKTRQRSATRSKSRSRSRSRSPSHSRPRRRHRSRSRRRPSPRRRPSPRRRSPPRRMPPPPRHRRSRSPVRRRRRSSASLSGSSSSSSSSRSRSPPKKPPKRTVSSPPRKTRRLSPSASPPRRRHRPSPPASPPPKPRRSPTPQQSNRARKSRGSVSPSRASAPKHKSTEKRESPSPAPKQRKAELSESEEDKGGKMATADSVQQRRQYRRQNQQSSSDSGSSSSSEEERPKRSIVKNGEVGRRRRHSHSRSPSPSPRKRQKESSPRMQMEKRWQSPVMKSRRRRSPSPPPARRRRSPSPAPPPRRRRSPSLPRRRSPSPPPRRRSPSPRRYSPPIQRRYSPSPPPKRRTASPPPPPKRRASPSPQSKRRVSHSPPPKQRSSPTAKRRSPSISSKHRKGSPPSRSNRETRSPPQNKRHSPSPRPRASHTSASPPPPRRGASASPQRRQSPSPSTRPIRRVSRTPEPKKTKASTPSPRSARRVSSSRSASGSPEPAPKKHQGPPSPTRSRSPSANWSPAKKAKSPTQSPSPARNSDQEGGGKKKKKKKDKKHKKDKKHKKHKKHKKEKAAAAAAAVAVAAPDTTSTQEDQEAETEPKKETESEPEDNLDDLEKHLREKALRSMRKAQVSPPS
- the SRRM1 gene encoding serine/arginine repetitive matrix protein 1 isoform X3 is translated as MDAGFFRGTSAEQDNRFSNKQKKLLKQLKFAECLEKKVDMSKVNLEVIKPWITKRVTEILGFEDDVVIEFIFNQLEVKNPDSKMMQINLTGFLNGKNAREFMGELWPLLLSAQENIAGIPTAFLELKKEEIKQRQIEQEKLASMKKQDEDKEKRDKEDKDNREKRDRSRSPRRRKSRSPSPRRRSSPVRRERKRSHSRSPHHRTKSRSATPAPEKKEATPEPEPSVKPKETVVQEATSNSDIPKAPKPEPPVPETKETSPERNSKKEREKEKEKTRQRSATRSKSRSRSRSRSPSHSRPRRRHRSRSRRPSPRRRPSPRRRSPPRRMPPPPRHRRSRSPVRRRRRSSASLSGSSSSSSSSRSRSPPKKPPKRTVSSPPRKTRRLSPSASPPRRRHRPSPPASPPPKPRRSPTPQQSNRARKSRGSVSPSRASAPKHKSTEKRESPSPAPKQRKAELSESEEDKGGKMATADSVQQRRQYRRQNQQSSSDSGSSSSSEEERPKRSIVKNGEVGRRRRHSHSRSPSPSPRKRQKESSPRMQMEKRWQSPVMKSRRRRSPSPPPARRRRSPSPAPPPRRRRSPSLPRRRSPSPPPRRRSPSPRRYSPPIQRRYSPSPPPKRRTASPPPPPKRRASPSPQSKRRVSHSPPPKQRSSPTAKRRSPSISSKHRKGSPPSRSNRETRSPPQNKRHSPSPRPRASHTSASPPPPRRGASASPQRRQSPSPSTRPIRRVSRTPEPKKTKASTPSPRSARRVSSSRSASGSPEPAPKKHQGPPSPTRSRSPSANWSPAKKAKSPTQSPSPARNSDQEGGGKKKKKKKDKKHKKDKKHKKHKKHKKEKAAAAAAAVAVAAPDTTSTQEDQEAETEPKKETESEPEDNLDDLEKHLREKALRSMRKAQVSPPS